GCAGCTGCGGAACTCCTGGAAATTGAACCAGAATGCACATACCCGGTCTCTGCTAGAGACTATTTCTATTCTGCTTCCGTGGCCCAACTGAACGTTGTGATGACGCCAAGGTTGATGAGACTGCGCCGTATGGTCATCGGAGAGGTTGAACGGTTTCCGGAACTGGGGCGAGAGTTGCACAAACATGGGCCGAAGCCTTCGATCAACAAGTTCGCCCGGGCAATTTCCCACTATCAGTTATCAGGTCAGCTGATCGAATGCGATCCAGCGAAGGCAGCAACACACTACAACTGGTTGTTGATGGGTGAACCTGTGAACGCTGCGATGCTCCTGGGTGAAGCTGGACTTCCAACAAAGACACAGATGCGTGCCCACACAAGCGAGTGTGTCGAGTTGTTTTTTAACGCGTACGGCACGCTCAAAAGCCAGCCCCAGGTCTGCGTTTGAACATGCGTTGTACCAAAGCGGTCGTTGGTCTGGATGACAGGCGTGTCCTGAACGGCATTTTCCGGGTCAAGGTCGGGATACGGCCCCACACCATCTGCTGCAATCGCTTCGTGCGTTGGCGTTGCAGGCCCCCGGGATCATATCTTTACCGCCATCCCGCATCG
This portion of the Hoeflea prorocentri genome encodes:
- a CDS encoding TetR/AcrR family transcriptional regulator; translated protein: MPKAAETRVRRSQAKILAAAEATFLHNGFLGTSMDAVADQAGVSKQTVYSNFGSKEALFLRVVHEMTGAAAAELLEIEPECTYPVSARDYFYSASVAQLNVVMTPRLMRLRRMVIGEVERFPELGRELHKHGPKPSINKFARAISHYQLSGQLIECDPAKAATHYNWLLMGEPVNAAMLLGEAGLPTKTQMRAHTSECVELFFNAYGTLKSQPQVCV